In Candidatus Bathyarchaeota archaeon, one genomic interval encodes:
- a CDS encoding NifB/NifX family molybdenum-iron cluster-binding protein, with amino-acid sequence MKKKFRIAVATNGKKRLEDNVSEVFGRANTFTMVEIEDGKIQVSKVIENPALSYEHGAGPIAVKELVDSKVDLVIAPQLGIGASSILEHHDVTIILAKAGTKVAEAVEDALEESRKK; translated from the coding sequence TTGAAAAAGAAGTTTAGAATAGCTGTGGCAACAAATGGAAAGAAAAGATTAGAAGATAATGTTTCAGAGGTTTTTGGTAGAGCGAACACATTCACAATGGTAGAAATTGAAGACGGCAAGATTCAGGTATCGAAGGTTATTGAGAATCCTGCTCTCTCTTACGAACATGGGGCTGGCCCAATTGCAGTTAAAGAATTGGTAGATTCTAAAGTTGACTTGGTGATTGCTCCACAATTAGGTATTGGCGCATCATCAATACTTGAACACCATGATGTGACTATAATTTTGGCAAAAGCTGGCACTAAAGTTGCAGAAGCGGTTGAAGACGCTTTGGAAGAATCACGTAAGAAATAA
- a CDS encoding DUF5320 domain-containing protein: protein MPRGDRTGPWGLGPMTGRAAGYCASYPVPGFMNPIPGFRRGYGFGRGRGRGRGRGFDRGWSRGFGRSFGRGWWGYSPQYQQPYPPPMYSPEPPRYPYVYPPVYPPVTQPQSPEQEVAALENYKKELEAERADLEQEMGEIESRIEELKTTLEQGKKQQ, encoded by the coding sequence ATGCCAAGAGGAGATAGAACAGGACCATGGGGCTTAGGACCCATGACTGGGAGAGCAGCAGGCTATTGCGCTAGTTATCCTGTTCCTGGATTCATGAATCCAATCCCTGGATTCAGGAGAGGATATGGCTTTGGGAGAGGACGGGGCAGAGGACGCGGTAGAGGTTTCGACAGAGGATGGAGCAGAGGCTTTGGTAGGAGCTTCGGCAGAGGTTGGTGGGGTTACTCACCGCAATATCAACAACCTTATCCGCCTCCAATGTATTCACCAGAACCACCACGATACCCATACGTTTATCCACCAGTGTATCCGCCAGTAACACAACCCCAGTCTCCAGAACAGGAAGTTGCAGCATTAGAAAATTACAAAAAAGAGTTGGAAGCAGAAAGAGCAGACCTTGAACAAGAGATGGGTGAAATTGAGTCCAGAATTGAAGAGTTAAAGACGACGCTTGAACAAGGAAAAAAGCAACAATAG
- a CDS encoding DUF134 domain-containing protein, producing the protein MAWRRRHRRGRRGRFPKPVTIPNPPKVERLVPEPKTSSRSIWIEPAEVEALRLVDLEGLSQEEAGREMGVSRGTIWRFLQSARRKVAQALIEGRPLAVSNEANQRTNS; encoded by the coding sequence ATGGCGTGGAGACGCAGACATAGACGAGGTAGAAGAGGAAGGTTCCCCAAACCAGTCACCATACCAAATCCCCCGAAGGTAGAGAGGCTTGTTCCAGAACCAAAAACAAGCTCCAGATCCATCTGGATTGAACCAGCAGAAGTTGAGGCACTAAGACTAGTTGACCTTGAAGGGTTGTCTCAGGAAGAAGCAGGCAGAGAAATGGGCGTCTCAAGAGGAACTATTTGGAGATTTCTTCAAAGTGCAAGGAGAAAGGTTGCTCAAGCCTTAATTGAAGGAAGACCTCTTGCAGTTTCTAATGAAGCAAATCAGAGAACTAATAGTTAA
- a CDS encoding radical SAM protein, which produces MEDLRKLAFGPVPSRRLGRSLGINNVPAKTCTYSCAYCQVGKTLTMTTKRQSFYAPEVIFNEAKRKVNEAHFRNERVDYLTFVPDGEPTLDGGLGREISLLKRIRIPIAVLTNASLICCNDVKEDLLGADLVSLKVDVVSEGLWRRINRPHKAFKLGSILEGITGFVRDFKGTVVSETMLIDEINYGNEFEKLADFLEHLKRLDKAYIAVPTRPPTEKWVRPAREEIINVAFQAFSSKLSPDRVEYLIGYEGNAFAFTGKVEEDLLSITAVHPMRIEAVKELLRKAGADWSVVEKLLRECKLMELDYEGNTYYMRRLLNRT; this is translated from the coding sequence TTGGAAGATCTAAGAAAATTGGCTTTCGGCCCTGTTCCATCAAGACGCTTAGGACGAAGCTTGGGGATAAACAATGTTCCAGCGAAAACTTGCACATATTCATGCGCCTACTGCCAAGTAGGAAAAACCCTGACCATGACGACTAAAAGGCAATCCTTCTATGCACCAGAAGTGATATTCAACGAGGCCAAAAGGAAAGTAAATGAAGCACATTTCAGGAATGAAAGAGTTGATTATCTGACTTTCGTTCCTGATGGAGAGCCAACTTTAGACGGGGGCCTGGGCAGGGAGATATCCTTGTTGAAGCGGATTAGGATTCCGATAGCTGTTTTGACTAATGCTTCGCTGATTTGCTGCAATGATGTGAAGGAAGATTTACTTGGCGCTGATTTAGTTTCTTTGAAGGTTGATGTCGTCAGCGAAGGCTTATGGAGAAGAATAAATAGACCGCACAAAGCCTTTAAACTAGGATCCATTTTGGAAGGTATAACGGGGTTCGTAAGGGATTTCAAGGGAACTGTTGTCAGTGAAACGATGCTTATAGATGAGATAAATTATGGAAACGAATTTGAGAAGCTAGCAGATTTTCTGGAACATCTGAAAAGACTGGATAAGGCCTACATCGCAGTTCCAACGAGACCGCCAACCGAGAAGTGGGTTAGACCAGCTAGAGAAGAAATAATAAACGTTGCCTTTCAAGCTTTTTCCAGCAAACTTAGCCCAGATAGAGTTGAGTATTTAATAGGTTACGAGGGAAATGCCTTCGCTTTCACTGGAAAAGTTGAAGAGGATCTGCTGAGTATAACTGCGGTGCATCCAATGCGCATAGAAGCGGTTAAGGAGCTTTTGAGAAAGGCAGGAGCTGATTGGAGTGTTGTTGAGAAACTCTTACGTGAATGTAAACTTATGGAGCTTGATTATGAAGGGAACACATACTATATGCGAAGGCTGCTAAACAGAACTTAG
- a CDS encoding ATP-binding protein: protein MEGEVPWASRQDKGELAGLKEITILSGKGGTGKTTITASFAALARNSVTVDCDVDAPDLHILLHPTIIKTQEFEGPKLAEIDPEKCVECSLCQEACRFGAIADFQIDPILCEGCGTCVVICPEDAVTLKERVSGEAFISKTKYGLLSHALLSPGGANSGKLVTLARQNAKEAAEKGQCDLILIDGPPGIGCPVIASVTGVDMGVIVTEPTVSGIHDMKRVLQLLAHFNVQPLVCINKYDLNQRNTKKIEQFCSRQKIGVIGRVPFDSMVTKAMVSETPVVEYSSESGVSLEISEMWKDILSRIRRIQ, encoded by the coding sequence ATGGAAGGAGAAGTTCCGTGGGCTTCTCGACAAGATAAAGGAGAGCTTGCAGGTTTGAAAGAGATAACAATCTTAAGTGGAAAGGGTGGGACTGGAAAGACAACAATCACAGCCTCCTTCGCTGCTTTAGCTCGTAACTCAGTTACAGTGGATTGCGATGTCGATGCCCCTGATCTCCACATTCTTCTTCATCCAACAATTATAAAGACTCAAGAGTTTGAAGGCCCAAAACTAGCTGAAATAGATCCCGAAAAATGTGTTGAATGCAGCCTGTGCCAAGAGGCTTGTAGATTCGGAGCCATAGCAGACTTTCAGATCGATCCAATTCTTTGTGAAGGTTGCGGTACTTGTGTCGTCATTTGTCCAGAAGACGCCGTAACCTTGAAGGAACGTGTTTCTGGCGAAGCTTTCATATCCAAGACTAAGTATGGCTTGTTATCTCATGCATTATTGTCCCCCGGTGGAGCAAACTCTGGTAAACTAGTTACCTTAGCGAGGCAGAACGCGAAAGAAGCCGCGGAGAAAGGACAATGCGACCTAATCCTAATCGACGGTCCACCAGGGATAGGGTGTCCTGTAATTGCTTCAGTAACTGGAGTGGACATGGGAGTCATTGTCACTGAACCTACAGTCTCCGGAATCCACGACATGAAACGTGTGTTACAACTTCTGGCCCACTTTAACGTGCAACCACTGGTATGCATAAATAAATATGACTTGAACCAGCGAAACACCAAAAAAATTGAACAGTTTTGCAGCAGACAGAAGATTGGTGTTATCGGAAGAGTTCCTTTCGACTCTATGGTCACGAAAGCCATGGTTTCCGAAACGCCTGTCGTGGAATATTCCTCTGAAAGCGGAGTTTCACTCGAGATAAGCGAGATGTGGAAAGACATACTCAGCAGAATTCGAAGGATACAATGA
- a CDS encoding ATP-binding protein: MILSIASGKGGTGKTTVAVNMAISLENIQLLDCDVEEPNAHLLLHPKVTETKPVYVQIPVVEEKKCDYCGECAKFCKFNAIFVTNQRIMFFPELCSSCGGCAIVCSRNAINKKKRKIGTTKRGSVKRVKLVYGELNVGEPMATPVIKAVKKQMQPPKEGDIIIDSPPGTSCPVIEAVHGSDYTILVTEPTPFGLYDLKIAVEVLSKLKIPFGVVVNRAGIGDKKVHTFCREKAISILLEIPYERNIAELYSVGKPFVLEMPEWKEKFRGLLDKIKESLQV, encoded by the coding sequence ATGATTCTCTCAATAGCCAGTGGTAAAGGGGGTACTGGAAAAACCACAGTAGCAGTAAACATGGCTATATCTCTAGAAAATATTCAACTCCTAGACTGTGATGTTGAAGAGCCCAATGCTCATTTGCTCCTACATCCAAAAGTGACAGAAACAAAGCCTGTTTACGTACAGATTCCAGTTGTCGAAGAAAAAAAATGTGACTATTGTGGAGAATGCGCCAAATTCTGTAAGTTCAACGCTATCTTCGTCACCAACCAGAGAATAATGTTTTTTCCAGAACTCTGCAGCAGCTGTGGCGGCTGCGCAATCGTCTGCTCTAGGAATGCAATAAATAAGAAGAAACGGAAGATTGGAACGACAAAAAGGGGATCTGTAAAAAGGGTTAAACTAGTCTATGGCGAGCTCAACGTCGGTGAACCCATGGCGACTCCTGTAATAAAAGCAGTAAAAAAACAGATGCAACCGCCCAAAGAAGGTGACATCATTATTGATTCTCCCCCGGGCACATCATGCCCCGTGATCGAAGCCGTCCATGGCAGTGATTACACTATTCTGGTAACTGAGCCTACCCCTTTTGGTTTGTACGATTTGAAAATCGCAGTTGAGGTGCTAAGCAAGCTCAAAATCCCTTTTGGTGTTGTCGTAAATAGAGCTGGAATCGGGGATAAAAAGGTCCACACATTTTGCAGAGAAAAAGCGATTTCCATCTTGCTGGAAATTCCTTATGAGAGAAACATAGCGGAACTATACTCTGTTGGAAAGCCCTTTGTGTTGGAAATGCCGGAATGGAAGGAGAAGTTCCGTGGGCTTCTCGACAAGATAAAGGAGAGCTTGCAGGTTTGA
- a CDS encoding NifB/NifX family molybdenum-iron cluster-binding protein, which produces MKIAVSAVGKTLDSQVDRRFGRCSYFLIVDSETMSFEVMTNAAAGAMGGAGIQAAQSLAGKGVKAVITGNVGPNAFQTLSAAEIDVFVGAFGTIKEIIERFKRGELHQTETPNVRGHFGMGQGMGRGQRRRRG; this is translated from the coding sequence TTGAAGATAGCTGTTTCTGCTGTTGGAAAAACTTTGGACTCCCAAGTGGACCGGAGATTTGGCAGATGCTCATACTTCTTGATCGTTGACTCTGAGACTATGAGTTTTGAGGTAATGACAAATGCGGCTGCAGGAGCGATGGGTGGAGCTGGGATTCAAGCAGCCCAGTCTTTAGCAGGCAAAGGCGTTAAAGCTGTAATTACAGGCAATGTTGGACCAAATGCATTCCAGACACTTTCAGCTGCAGAAATTGATGTATTCGTGGGTGCCTTTGGAACAATTAAGGAAATTATTGAAAGATTCAAACGGGGAGAGCTGCATCAGACTGAGACACCAAATGTACGTGGTCACTTTGGCATGGGTCAAGGAATGGGACGTGGTCAAAGAAGGCGACGGGGATAA
- a CDS encoding Mrp/NBP35 family ATP-binding protein yields MTGKTKPPRTSKISAHPRQQLYEEGSQNLKLKMAKIKHKIAIISGKGGVGKSTVTVNLAMAFATHSYVNSIGILDADITGPCIPKILGVRGQKLQGGPPGIFPATGPLGIRVVSMDFLLSSDESPVIWRGPLKMRAIQQFLSDIVWGELDFLFIDLPPGTGDEPLSVMQLLPDMDGVVIVTIPSEVSQIVVKKAVTFAKQLNIPVIGIIENMSGFICPKCGEQIDIFKAGGGKKIAEDLAVPYLGKIPIDSEICRDSDKGLPFIIEHSNSPASKAFMDIVKKVEEFLKKRKKSEKMPQSSVKGGVKN; encoded by the coding sequence ATGACCGGAAAAACCAAACCTCCAAGAACTTCCAAAATATCTGCTCATCCAAGGCAGCAGCTGTACGAAGAAGGGTCACAGAATCTAAAACTCAAGATGGCCAAAATCAAGCACAAAATCGCCATAATCAGTGGCAAGGGCGGTGTGGGCAAAAGCACAGTAACTGTGAACTTAGCAATGGCCTTCGCCACTCATAGCTACGTGAATAGCATAGGAATACTGGATGCAGACATCACTGGCCCCTGCATTCCAAAAATTTTGGGAGTAAGAGGCCAGAAACTTCAAGGTGGTCCACCTGGCATCTTCCCAGCAACTGGTCCTCTAGGAATAAGAGTTGTTTCTATGGATTTTCTACTTTCCAGTGATGAGTCGCCTGTTATCTGGCGAGGGCCTCTAAAGATGAGAGCCATTCAACAATTTCTTTCAGATATTGTATGGGGAGAACTCGACTTCCTCTTCATTGACCTTCCTCCAGGAACTGGAGATGAACCCCTCAGTGTTATGCAACTTCTGCCAGATATGGACGGAGTGGTCATTGTAACAATTCCTTCGGAGGTTTCTCAAATCGTAGTGAAGAAGGCAGTGACCTTCGCCAAGCAACTGAACATACCAGTAATCGGCATAATAGAGAATATGAGCGGGTTTATCTGTCCGAAGTGCGGAGAACAAATTGATATTTTCAAAGCAGGTGGAGGCAAGAAGATAGCAGAAGACTTGGCAGTTCCTTATCTTGGCAAGATTCCTATTGACTCAGAAATCTGCCGTGACTCTGACAAAGGATTACCTTTCATAATTGAACATTCCAATTCTCCAGCTTCAAAGGCTTTTATGGACATTGTCAAGAAAGTTGAAGAGTTCTTGAAAAAGAGAAAAAAATCGGAGAAGATGCCGCAATCTAGTGTTAAAGGAGGTGTGAAGAATTGA